Proteins from a single region of Desulfolutivibrio sulfoxidireducens:
- a CDS encoding proton-conducting transporter membrane subunit, with the protein MLLAILVILPFVLGGAVFFIRSCPVRRGLLLTGAGAHLILSVAAVFGHPAPLFGGLLCLDALGGLFLLLTSVLFAAASVYALGYLAREDPDERRDFQEGAFFSNAPQTVFIACLFFFLGSMTVVTATHHLGLLWVGIEATTLASAPLIYFHRHHRSLEATWKYLVICSVGIALALIGNILLAASSGPGGEASLYLDDLLAHAPSMNPMWFKAAFVFLIVGYGTKMGLAPLHTWLPDAHSESPSLVSALLSGALLNCAFLGILRGHQIGVAAGLSDFCSPVFVALGLFSMAVAAAFIIGQGDFKRILAYSSVEHMGILSLAVGLGGAAAFGGMLHAAAHSVTKAMLFLLAGNILAAFHTKSSHDARGVIRALPVTGVLWVAGFLAITGSPPFGIFVSELTILKAALDAGGYVLAAAYLGLLGLIFCGMAVPVLRMAQGRPTPHIAPGPRGEDPFSVAPPLVLAGLSALLGLYPPPFFQDLLHRAAILAAGL; encoded by the coding sequence GGCCTGCTTCTGACCGGGGCCGGGGCGCACCTGATCCTTTCCGTGGCCGCGGTGTTCGGCCATCCCGCCCCCCTTTTCGGCGGGCTTCTCTGCCTCGACGCCCTGGGCGGACTTTTTTTGCTGCTCACCAGCGTGCTTTTCGCCGCCGCCTCGGTCTACGCCCTGGGCTATCTGGCCCGGGAGGACCCTGACGAGCGCCGCGACTTCCAGGAGGGGGCCTTCTTCTCCAACGCCCCCCAGACCGTGTTCATCGCCTGCCTGTTCTTTTTTCTGGGCTCCATGACCGTGGTCACCGCCACCCACCACCTGGGACTTTTGTGGGTGGGCATCGAGGCCACCACCCTGGCCTCGGCCCCGCTGATCTATTTCCACCGCCACCACCGTTCCCTGGAGGCGACCTGGAAATATCTGGTCATCTGTTCCGTGGGCATCGCCCTGGCCCTGATCGGCAACATCCTCCTGGCCGCCTCCTCCGGTCCGGGCGGGGAGGCCTCCCTGTACCTGGACGATCTTCTGGCCCATGCCCCGTCCATGAATCCCATGTGGTTCAAGGCCGCCTTCGTGTTTCTGATCGTGGGCTACGGCACCAAGATGGGTCTGGCCCCCCTGCACACCTGGCTGCCGGACGCCCATAGCGAATCGCCCTCCCTGGTCTCGGCCCTGCTCTCGGGGGCGCTGCTCAACTGCGCCTTTCTAGGCATCCTGCGCGGGCATCAGATCGGGGTGGCGGCCGGGCTTTCGGATTTCTGCTCCCCGGTCTTCGTGGCCCTGGGCCTTTTTTCCATGGCCGTGGCCGCGGCGTTCATCATCGGCCAGGGGGATTTCAAGCGCATCCTGGCCTATTCCAGCGTGGAGCACATGGGCATCCTGTCCCTGGCCGTGGGCCTGGGCGGTGCGGCGGCATTCGGGGGCATGCTGCACGCCGCCGCCCACTCCGTGACCAAGGCCATGCTCTTTCTTCTGGCCGGCAACATCCTGGCCGCCTTCCATACCAAATCCTCCCACGACGCCCGCGGCGTGATCCGGGCCCTGCCGGTGACCGGGGTGCTGTGGGTGGCGGGCTTTCTGGCCATCACCGGCTCGCCGCCCTTCGGGATATTCGTAAGCGAACTGACCATTTTGAAGGCCGCCCTGGACGCCGGCGGATACGTCCTGGCCGCCGCTTATCTCGGCCTTCTGGGACTTATCTTCTGCGGCATGGCCGTGCCCGTTTTGCGCATGGCCCAGGGCCGCCCCACGCCGCACATCGCGCCGGGGCCGCGCGGCGAGGACCCGTTTTCCGTGGCCCCTCCGCTGGTTTTGGCCGGGCTGTCCGCCCTTTTGGGCCTGTACCCGCCCCCGTTTTTCCAGGACCTTTTGCACCGGGCCGCGATCCTGGCCGCCGGGCTGTAG
- a CDS encoding NADH-quinone oxidoreductase subunit C, whose product MQPDLIMTNAESVALGDVPVLDFESLRNFLVGETRGGGRLATLCGMPGQAGPHGGLRILAVVARDGAGILRPVLSEVGPRYPALTPDLPQAHLFEREMAERFGVEPVGHPRPRPVRYTVPGSLGPKAPAKPRPLPADTDFFRMSGEEVHEVAVGPIHAGIIEPGHFRFQCHGETVFHLEIALGYQHRGIEAALTGPLSRGGRGFGRIPHFMATAAGDTTVGHTLAWCGTVESLTRTGVPERAAAFRLIALELERLANHTGDLGALAGDVAYLPTMSFCGRLRGDFLNMTALLCGNRFGRGLVVPGGVGFDADGARLAELRGRFESTMRDVEGAADLLFETPSVRARFEHTGAITRETATALGLVGPATRACGLARDVRVDHPFGAYGRIRARASTWPSGDVFARANVRRLEIRESARLIRTGLDALSTLPEGGIAADGPPWPRPMPPDSLTVSLVEAWRGEICHVAATGPDGRLSFYKMTDPSFHNWEGLAMALRGVAVSDFPLCNKSFNLSYCGHDL is encoded by the coding sequence GTGCAACCGGACCTGATCATGACCAACGCAGAGAGCGTCGCGCTTGGCGACGTCCCGGTTCTGGATTTCGAATCGCTCCGGAACTTTCTTGTCGGCGAGACGCGCGGCGGCGGACGCCTGGCGACCCTGTGCGGCATGCCCGGGCAGGCCGGCCCACACGGCGGGCTGCGCATCCTGGCCGTGGTGGCCCGGGACGGCGCGGGCATCCTGCGTCCGGTGCTGTCCGAGGTCGGGCCGCGCTACCCCGCGCTCACCCCGGACCTGCCCCAGGCCCACCTGTTCGAGCGGGAGATGGCCGAGCGCTTCGGGGTCGAGCCGGTGGGCCATCCGCGCCCCCGGCCCGTGCGCTACACGGTCCCGGGCAGCCTGGGCCCCAAGGCCCCGGCCAAGCCCCGGCCCCTGCCGGCGGACACGGATTTCTTCCGGATGTCCGGGGAGGAGGTCCACGAGGTGGCCGTGGGGCCGATCCACGCCGGGATCATCGAGCCCGGGCATTTCCGCTTCCAGTGCCACGGCGAGACCGTCTTTCACCTGGAGATCGCCCTGGGCTACCAGCACCGGGGCATCGAGGCCGCCCTGACCGGGCCGCTTTCCCGGGGCGGCCGGGGCTTCGGCCGCATCCCGCATTTCATGGCCACGGCCGCCGGGGACACCACCGTGGGCCACACCCTGGCCTGGTGCGGCACGGTCGAATCCCTGACCCGGACCGGGGTTCCCGAGCGGGCGGCGGCCTTCCGGCTGATCGCCCTCGAACTCGAACGCCTGGCCAACCACACCGGCGACCTGGGAGCCCTGGCCGGGGATGTGGCCTACCTGCCGACCATGTCCTTTTGCGGCCGGCTTCGCGGGGATTTTTTGAACATGACCGCGCTTTTGTGCGGCAACCGTTTCGGCCGAGGCCTTGTGGTCCCGGGCGGGGTGGGTTTCGACGCCGACGGAGCGCGCCTGGCCGAGCTTCGCGGCCGTTTCGAGTCCACCATGCGCGACGTGGAGGGCGCGGCGGACCTTTTATTCGAGACGCCCTCGGTGCGCGCCCGCTTCGAGCACACGGGCGCGATCACCCGGGAAACGGCCACGGCCCTGGGCCTGGTCGGTCCGGCGACCCGGGCCTGCGGTCTGGCCCGGGACGTCCGCGTGGACCATCCCTTCGGCGCGTACGGCCGCATCAGGGCCAGGGCCTCGACCTGGCCGTCAGGGGACGTCTTTGCCAGGGCCAATGTCCGCCGTCTGGAGATACGCGAGTCGGCCCGGCTCATCCGGACCGGACTGGACGCGCTTTCCACCCTGCCCGAGGGCGGGATTGCGGCCGACGGCCCGCCCTGGCCACGGCCCATGCCCCCGGACAGCCTGACCGTGTCCCTGGTCGAGGCCTGGCGCGGCGAGATCTGCCATGTGGCCGCCACCGGCCCGGACGGACGGCTCTCCTTTTACAAGATGACCGACCCCTCCTTCCACAACTGGGAGGGGTTGGCCATGGCCCTGCGTGGCGTGGCCGTCTCGGATTTCCCCTTGTGCAACAAGAGCTTCAACCTGTCCTACTGCGGACACGACCTGTGA
- a CDS encoding 4Fe-4S dicluster domain-containing protein, protein MLRAALERLRQKRRTVAFPAAPPSLPDRFRGLPVIDAAKCRPECRKDPACAAACPVGAIRPGLGVAGTPAIDLGKCLFCTDCMAACPTGALTFGRDYRLAVRQREHLLVRGEALRLAEALERRTRRLFGRSLKLRQVSAGGCNACEADLNVLTTIVFDLGRFGIEFVASPRHADGLMITGPVTENMREALLKCHDATPDPKIVIASGSCAISGGPFAGMPESHDGADALLPVDLYIPGCPPHPITALDGMLRLLGRI, encoded by the coding sequence GTGCTGCGCGCCGCCCTGGAACGCCTGCGCCAAAAGCGCCGCACCGTGGCCTTTCCGGCCGCGCCCCCGTCCCTGCCGGACCGTTTCCGGGGGCTGCCGGTCATTGACGCCGCGAAATGCCGGCCCGAGTGCCGCAAAGATCCGGCCTGCGCCGCGGCCTGTCCGGTGGGGGCCATCCGCCCGGGTCTGGGCGTGGCCGGAACGCCGGCCATCGACCTGGGCAAGTGCCTGTTCTGCACGGACTGCATGGCCGCCTGCCCCACCGGGGCGTTGACCTTTGGCCGCGACTACCGGCTGGCCGTACGCCAGCGCGAGCACCTGCTTGTGCGGGGGGAGGCCCTCAGGCTGGCCGAGGCCCTGGAGAGGCGGACCCGCCGGCTGTTCGGCCGGTCGCTGAAGCTGCGGCAGGTCAGCGCCGGGGGCTGCAACGCCTGCGAGGCGGATTTGAACGTGTTGACCACCATCGTCTTCGATCTGGGGCGGTTCGGCATCGAGTTCGTGGCCTCGCCGCGCCATGCCGATGGGCTGATGATCACCGGGCCGGTGACCGAGAACATGCGGGAGGCGCTTCTGAAATGCCACGACGCGACGCCCGACCCCAAGATCGTGATCGCCTCGGGGTCCTGCGCCATCTCGGGCGGCCCGTTCGCCGGGATGCCGGAATCCCACGACGGGGCCGACGCCCTTTTGCCGGTAGACCTGTACATACCCGGGTGCCCGCCGCATCCGATCACGGCCCTGGACGGGATGCTGCGGCTCTTGGGGAGAATATAA